The sequence TCAGGAGGTCCGTCGCGAGCTCATCCGTGAAACCGCCGAGCATGTGCAGCGCCTGAAGAGCATCAATCGCATGCAGATTCTTTTCAGCACGCGCCAGCTTTTCAAGCTCCGGTAGAGCGCTCTTTTGATCGCGCCATGCCAACTCCAGTGCAGCCTGACGACGCCACCACTTGGCGGGATGTCCCAGCAGCGTGATGAGTTCTGCTGTGGGCGCCTTGTGGAGATCAAAGGGCTTCAAAGCAGGCTTCTTGTCCGCAGGGCGCACACGGTAGATGCGGCCATCCTTCTTGCTCCAGTCATCCACCGGGCGAACGTGACTGAGGCGCGTGTCATACCAGTCCGCCAGCCACACACAACCGTCCGGCCCCACCTTGGCATCCACGGGGCGGAACCACCGGTCCGTGCTGATGAGCAGTGGGGCATCATCTTCCACACGGAAGGTGCTCGTGTCAGCGATGCGGCGGCTCGCGTAGCACATGTTCTGCAGCGAGTTTCCCGCGATGATGCGGCCTCCCAGAGTATCGGCCATGAGGTCCCCATCATAGATGCAGAAGGTCTGGGAGAAGCGCTTGCCATCGCTCTTGGTGACCATGTGGTCGAAAAATCCGAACGCGTAGGGATTCAGTGCCGGTCCGTGCTTGCCGAAGTTCTTGGAGCCGCTCATGCCCTGATCGTAGTGCATGCCTCGCTGCGACCCGTTCGTGCCGCTGAAGACACGGCCCTGGGCATCGATCTCCGTGCTGAAGGTGTTGCCGCCACCTTCGGCATATACTTCGAATACCGTCGTCTTCGGATGATAGCGCCAGATGTGCTGGCCTTCGAACTTCACATTCTTGGAAACCTTGCTGGAGACATTCCCCTTCGTGGTGCTGCCATTGGCCCCGTAGAGCCAGCCATCCGGACCGAACTGGATGCTGTTTGCCACGGCATGCGTGTCTTCCAGGCCAAAGCCCTTCAGCGCGACCTCAGGATCTGCGTCCGGCACATCATCCTCATTCGCGTCGGGGTAGAAGAGCAGGTACGGCGGGTTCATCACCCAGATGCCGCCGGCACCTTTGATGGCGGCGGTGGCAATGTTCAGTCCCTCAATCACCGTCTTATGACTGTCGAGTGAGCCATCGCCGTCCGTGTCCTCGAGCACGACGATCTTGTCCGCACCCTTTTCACCCTTCGGTGGCGGCTCAGGAACCTTGTCGAAGACGGCACGCAGGTGCTGGTCATACTTCAGGATCTTCAGGCCTGCTGGGAACTGGTACTGACGGTACAAGGTGACCCAAAGGCGACCACGAGAATCCCAGGACATGTACAGCGGCTGCTCAACCGCGGGCTCGGAGGCCATGAGGTCTATGGCGAAACCGTCACGCATCTTGAAGGTTTCCAGCGCGTCCTTCGGTGCCTTGGGAGGCGTGTCATCGCGAAGCGTGCCGCGCCCCTGAAACTCCTGCATGATCTTCTTCACTTCGTCATTGCCCGCGGGAGCAGCTTCCTGAGCGCTTAAAAAGGTAGCAAGACCGAGCAAGGTCAGGCTGGGAAGGACAGTACGGAACATGGTGCGGGTACGGTGAGGATCGTGGTGATGTTGCGCGGTGAGGGGCAGGGATGGGTACGCGGAGATGGTCCGGGGTTCCCACCCGATGGTGACGGGTGGTGATACGAAAATGCGGGCGGCTCACACGAACGCCCTCTCCGGGCGACCCGTCTATGTCGCAGCAATTTCTGAATGAGGCACAACCGCCCTCGTGAGGGCGAACGATGATGCGTTGCCCGGTGGCACCAGCACGGGATCACCTTAAGCAAATTCTGCATAGCAGGCCCCCGGGTTAGCACCGATTGTTTCTACACTCCGCAAATGGCCGACGCACCAAGCCCCTCACCTTCCAGGATGCGTCACTGGTGGACGTGGCTGATCATCATTTCGCCAGCGGTGGTGCTGCTCACGCAGATGGTGCCTCTTCTGGTGTCCATCCCCTGCCTGGATTCCTGGTCCTTCGTACAGCAATACCGTGAGCTCATGGAGGACAGGTACAGTTGGGAGAAGTTCTTTGCCCCCAACTACGTGCACCCGTCGGCCGTCGGCAAGAGCATCTACTTCGGCGTGCTCCACTATCTTGATGGGAACGTGGCGGTGCTGCCGATACTGAGCTGGGTGTTCTCCGCCATCATCGCGCTGTGCGTCTACCGCCTCGCACGGCCTTTGTGGCAGGCGGGTTGGTTTCCCGCGACGCTGGCACTCTGCGGGGCCACGGCCATCATCTTCACCGCAGCACAGGGAGAAGTCTGGTTGTGGGATTTTGTGTTTCAGAACTTCATTCCCGGCACGTGTCTGGCGATTGGCCTGTGGCTGCTGATGGCTCAGCCACTCTCGCCATGGAGGGTTCTGATCGCTGCGATCCTGAGCGTCATTTCCATCCACTCCTTCGGAGCAGGATACTTCGTCGCCATCCTCCTTTGCCTTCCCATCTGGCACGGCATGCACGGACAGAGCTTCGGCCGGAAAATAGCCTTCACCATCTGCTGGTTGCTGGTGCACGGAGTGATTGCCTACTTCGCCCTGACGGCACCCGGAGGTTCGGACAAGGGACCGGATGGTGGAGCCGGACTGGCGGCGATTTTCGATCGACCGGTCATGCGTACACAATTTGTGCTCATCGTGCTGGGTGGCATGCTGGGCAAGGGCACGGTGATTGAGCCGGAAACACTCTGCGCCATTCTGGGTGGTGCGCTGCTGGCAGTTTTCCTTGTCTCTGTGGGATTTGTCGTGCGCCACCGAAAGGATCGCGAGCTTACAACCTCCTCATTGCCATGGATCGCATTCAGCCTCTACGGGCTGGGATCCGCCGGACTCATCAGCTTGGGGCGCATGCACAACTCGGTGGACAATGCCCTGGATGAGCGCTTCGGCACCTTCAGCGTCTTCTTCATCTTTGGGACGTTGTTGCTCGCAGCGACCGCCTTACGCGAGATGGCGTTCTCAGGCTCTCCCTGGTTCCCCCATGCGCGACGCGCCGCGGCTCCCGGATTCGCCATCCTCGTGGGCGCGGTCCTAATCAACTGGCACGTGGGAGTCAATCTGATGCACCTGAAACACAGCCGCATCGATCAGGAACGTGCGCTGCTCACCTTCGCCCGGGTGATGTCGCTTGAGAACAATGAGTGGATGGATGCCCGCATCACACGCAAATCCTCCTTCGGCCTCTCGTCCTTCCTGGCCGATCAAGGCAAACTCCACGGGGTGGAATTCGCCAAGGACCGGACACTCGCCTCCTTCAAGGTGGGCAAGAAAACGGGCGGAAAATGGGCCCGCTTCAACCCGCCTATCGACACCCGGGATGGGAAATGGAAGCTCACCGGGCTGGGGGGCCTGTCCGTGGATGACGTTGCCGACCTCATCCTCATCACCGCCCAGGGCACGACAGGTCCTGAAGAGGTGGTGGCACTCGCCGCCACGCTGATGCCGGCGACCTTCTTCGAACGGCGCAAGGAAGTGCGCGCCAATCCCGAGTTTTACGTCGGCTGGTCGCGCACGCTGGAGGACTCTTCACTTCCCAAGGGCGTGGTCACGCTGCGCGCCTATGTGTTCGACCAGGACAAGCGTGTCGTGCATCCCATCGAAGGCGTGCATCGCCTGCGTGATGACCAGGCGGGAGCATCCATTGGCGCCCACCGGCAAAGTGGAGCCCCGGATCGCAAAGAACTGTAGCGCGGCAGGATGAAATGCCGGAGCGCAGGCGGCGTATATCTGCCGCCATGCTGCGACTCCTCTGCTTCCTCGCCTGCGGCTTCGGTCTGAGAGCTGGCGCTGCTCCTGACCACACGACAACACCCATGCGTCCCCTGCCCAAGGCAGTCACCGGGACGCTTCCTGAAGGACCAGCCTACTACGTCGACCCCTCCAAGGGCGACGATACACAACCCGGAACCAGGGAAAAACCGTGGAAGTCACTCAAGCATGGGACCCGCCAGCTGAAGGCCGGCGAGACGCTCGTGCTTCGCGCGGGCACTTACTATGAAAGGGTGTCCCTCACTCGCTCAGGCACGGAGGAGAAGCCCATCACCATCACTTCGCATCCAGGAGAGCTGGCAGTGATCGACGGTGGTTTGCGCGAATTCCTTGAGGAACCAGCGAAGAGCTGGGAACCATTCGCAGGTGGAGCGGAAGGCGAGTATGTCTCCACGAAGTCGTATCTTCATCTCGACGACCGCAAACCGCCGCGTCAGTTCCTGCCAGCCTCGTGGGAGCCCATGTGGGGCATCGAGGATGAGCGGCCGCTGGTCCTGGGAAACTTCGCGGGCTCCATGGTGCCGCTGCACGGATATCGCACCGTCGCAGACCTCCGCGCCACCAATGAGCTGTGGAAGGGCGACAAAAAGGACATGCGTGACGACGGTCTCTACTGCGGTCCCGGGATGTGGTTCAATCGCGAGACCGGTCGCATCCACATCCGGCTGGCGCACCATCAACTGGAAGGCCTGGGGGACCGTGCCTATCGCGGCGAGACCGATCCACGCAAAACTGCCTCTCGTGATCGCAGTCGGATTTGGCGATGACGTGTGGCGGATGTCCGGCCTCAAGCATGTACACGTGAAGAACCTCGTCTTCCGTGGCGCCACAGGCAGCCCCATGCTCCACGTGTACGGCTGTGAGCAGATCATACTCGATCATCTCACCGTGTATGGCGGCTTTCCCGGGCTGTTGCTCAATGCCTCAAAGGACATCCGCATGACCCACTCCGCTTTTCGAGGACTGGCAGCACCCTGGACTTCGCGTGCTCACATGAAATATCGCGGCACGGCATCCTATCAAATCGTGCTACAGGACAATCAGCCGGTGAATGAGAACATCGAGTTCGCGTGGTGCGAGTTCACCGATGATCACGACTGTGCCTTCCTGCGCTTCGCGAAGGGCCTCCAGTTCCACCACAACTTTGTGGACAACTTCAATGATGATGGATTGGAGTGTGGGCCCAAATTGCGTGACCACACGCTCTTCATCTACCAGAACCGCATCGGCGCGTGCCTGGGAACCTTTCAGCAGCACGAGATGAACAAGGATGAATCACCGCTGGATCATGATGCAAAGACCGGGGTCTTTATCTACCGCAATGTGATCGACTCCCGGAAGGGAGTGTACTATCACGTACCATCTGAGCCGGATCCCAGCGGTGATTTTCTTCATCACGAAGGCGCGCTCGTAGGCGACCACGGTGGTCCCATCTGGCCCGTGATGCATGTGTATCACAACACCATCCTGCGCAGAGGGCCGGTATTCCGGGACTATTTCCTCTTCGGGCTGGGTGCTCAGGGGCTGAATCACACCGAGCGGGAGGTGTACAACAACATCTTCGTGCAATGGGACAAGGTTCCCGGCACGGGATTCGCCGGCATCAAGGAAGCAGGCCAGCTCCGCGAGGCGGGAAACATCCTGTGGGGCGTGAAGGATGGTCCGACACAGACTCAGGCAGCTTTCAGTAAATTCCGCAGCTCACCCATGTTTGTATCCAGTCAGAAGCGGTACGAGCCGGGATGGACCACTCATGACCGGGTGGTGGATCCGGGGCTCACGCGAGTACCGAACAAGGCCTCCGACGTGGTGGATGCCACCTTGCGCACCACCAGTGCCGCCATCGACAGTGGCTACGGCATTCCCGCCGAATGGCCGGATTCGTTGCGAGCGTGGGAGCGTGAGAAGCCAGATGTGGGAGCATTGCCGTTGGAAGTCCAGCCTTGGGGTGTCGGCGTGGACGAACGAATCCCGCTCTTTGGCGAAGCTCCATGAATCAGCCTTGATCCAAAAAACGCGCCCGCAACTCCGGCGTGGGGATCATGCAGGTGTCCTTTTTGCCAAACCACCGATACCGGTTCCTTGCGATGAGCTTGTAGATGGGATCACGCACAAACCGCGGCAGAACAATCGCTCCGTAAAACAGAGGCCACGCACCACCCAGGTGACGAGCCACACGCAAAGCGGCTGTGCTTTCACTGTACGCGCAATCGTTCTCCACCAGCACGAAGCTATCAAGCTGCGAGGGATTGAGTCCATGCTTCTGCATCAACTCCTGACCCACCGGTGACTGCAACGAGGCAAAGCGAAACACGCCACGAGGATCCCTCTCGATGATGAAACGCACCGCCCAGGCGCACAGATTGCAGACGCCGTCGAAAAGGATGATGGGCGGGGAAGAGTTCAAAGGAGCTTTTCAGGAATGGATACGCTCGAGTCACCGGTCTCAATTTATGATTTTTGATTGATGATTTTTGATTTGGTCAGAACGGCAGCCGAAATCATCAATCACAAATCAAAAATCATAAATGATCAGTTTCCGTTCGCGAATACAGCCTGCTCCAGCTTCTCCCTGAGCGCTTCAAGCAACACCTTGTCCGCGACCTTCTTGCCCGCCTTGTCCTGCACGTAGATGGAATCAAGCGCGACCCCCTTCTCCGTGTTGATGCGTGCGTGGCAGATATTCAGCCCGGCCTGGCCGATATGGCGAAATACGTCATAGAGCAGACCGATGCGGTCGAGCGCCTGGAGTTCAATCACGGTGTAGTCCGGGCTGATGAGATGATTGAAGTGCACTCGTTGTGGCACTTCAGCAGCCATCTCCTCGAGCCCCTTGAAGGGCTTGCGTACTTCAGCAATGGCCTTGCTGAAGTCGAAGGTGTGCGTCTCGAATGCCTCCTCGATGCTGGACTTGATGCGCGCCTTCGTGCGGTCGTTGCTGACCGGCGTGAAGTCCGTGCGGCATACACGGAAGATATCCAGCACCGTATCGTCCTGCCTCTGGTACAAGTCCGCCGCGAGAATGGTGATGCCTTGCGCGGCCAGTGCACCGGCCACGCGCGCCAGCAGCAGGTGACGGTCCCATGAGACGACGATGAGCTCGCTGCACCCCTGCTCGGGATGATCGATCCAGAAGAGTTCAGGCAGCAGGCTGTCGCCCGGCTTGCCTTTGACCAGCTTCTCAAAGAACTGCCGGTACACCTGGATGTGCTGCACGATGGTATCTGCGCTGCGGAAGTTGAAATAACTGCGCGGCATCTTCTCGAAGTGCGCGGCAATTTCCAGGTCATAGCTGGAATCGAGCTTGCGATGCACCTCGCCTTGCAGCTCCTTCAGCGGGGCACTGACGCTGCGCACGTAGTCGGACGGATCGTTCAGGTACCGGATGGTGCTGTGATACAGGTGGAGCAGCAGGCTTTCCTTCCACGAGTTCCAGCTCTTGTCGCTCGTGCCACGGGAGTCGGCATGCGTCATGACCAGCAGCGTATCGAGCTGCTGCTTGTTTCTCACGATGGCTGCGAACTCCGAAATGACCTTGGGATCATCCAGGTTCTTCGTCGTCGCGGTACGGTACAGCGTGAGGTGATGGTCGATGAGGAACATCAGCAGCCTGCGGCGAGCGCCCTTGATCGACAGGCGGCGGCAGACGCGGTCGGCCAGCAGGGCACTGGCATCTGAGTGGGTCTCGGTATTCTCCGCACGTCCGGAGTCATGCAAGATCAGCGCGAGATAAAGGATGAAGGGATCCTGCACCTCATGGAAGAGCTGCTGGAAGAACTCCATGCCCCGCTTCGGCGTGCCGGCGAGTTCATCGAGTTTGTCGATGGTTCGCAGCGTGTGCTCATCCGCCGGATAGCGGTGGAAGAATTCATGCTGCACCAGATTGGTCAGCGCTCCAAACTCCGGCAGGTAGCGCCCCAGGAAACCCACGCGATGCATCTGGCGGAGAACACGGGCCACGTCCCCCTTCTGGCTGAGGATGGCCTCGAAACTCTCACGCGCCGCCTTGTTGTAGCGGAAGACGCGATTGATGAGCGCCCAGTTCTTCTGCACGAGCTGGAAAAGCTCCGGGCTCAGCCTCAGGTGGCGCTGCTGTGTGTGCACAAAGAGGCGCATGAGCCGCGGTGGATCCTCCTTGAAAATGTCATCCTCCTGCGGGTGGATGCGCTCGTCCCGGCTGATGAAACCATCGAAGCGCTCCACAGGCTTTTCCGTACGGCGGAGAAGACGGGCCACCAGGCTGGGCTTCTCTTCCGCAAGCGCCTGGAGGTGGAAGCGATCCATCAGCTCATTGCCACGGTGCAGCAGGCAGCCGCTGTGGGTGTAGTACTCCCGCATGAAGTACTCAATCCGCTGCAGAATCTTCTTCTGCGGGTACTCCAGATTCGTCGCCACCACACCTTGAAGACGCAGCGTGAGAATGTCGCTCTCGCGTCCCTCGATGTAATGAAGCTCATTGCGGACCCGCAGGATGAAGTCGTAGGCACGCTCCATCTCGCGAACAGCATTCGCGGGGAAAATGCCCAGCTTCACCAGATCACGTAGATTCGTGGTGCGGTGCTTCGCGTAGGACATCCACAGGGCATTGTGATAATCGCGCAGGCCACCGCAGCCATTCTTCACATTGGGTTCCTGCACGGAGGGCGTGCCCTCGTACTTGGCGTGGCGCGCGAGCAGATCCTGCTGGCGGAGCAGGAGGAACTGCGTCTCCTTGCCGTCCATGCACTCCTTGTCATAGCGGCGCTTGAGCTCCTGGTACGGCTCCTCATTCCCCGCGACGAGGCGCGCCTCGATAAGGGCGGTCTTCACATCATTCTTCTCATTTGCCAGAGAGAGCGTGTCTCCCACGGTGCGGGTCGACTTATCCCCTACCGCCAGGCGGAGGTCGAACATGGTGGTGATGAAGGCCGTGATGAAGGGACCGAGCGCCGTCGGGACCTTGGTCCCGTTTCCACTGAGCAGGAAAAGCAGATCCACATCACTCTGCGGATTCATATGGCGGCGACCGTAGCCGCCGGTGGCCACCAGGCTGATCTTCAGGCTCCTGGCCTCCGCCGCATCTTCTCGCAGGAGGAGCTCGTTCCAGAGGTGCTTCAGCAGCACATCGATGAAGTCCGAGCGCATCTCACAGATCTCCACGCCGCCTCCTCCGGCCTTGTGCATCATGCGGATACGGGCTTCCTCAATCTTCCGGAAGCGCTTGAACGTGCGGAGAATTTCCGCGGGTGAGCGGGGTTTTCCGGTGGTATTGGCCAGCGCTTCTCGCGCACGGGTGGAGAGTTTCTTGACGAGCTGGGCCATGTACCGATTTGAGGAAGAAAGACGAGGGCGGCGTGTCAGCGGGACCCCTCAAAAGGTCACCACTGCCTGCACCGGCCCAAAGGGCTCCAACTTGCCACGACCGTGGAGAAAAGCCAGCTCGATGAAGAACACGGACCCCAGGACATTGGCCCCGGTCTGCTGGAGCAAGGTAAGCGCGGCTCCGGCAGTGCCACCGGTGGCCAGAAGATCATCTGCAAGCAGCACATTTTCATTCGGTTGCACCGCGTCTTCATGCATCTCCAGGCAGGCGGATCCATACTCCAGAGCATAGTCCACCCCCCGGGTGCGCCAGGGGAGCTTGCCCTTCTTCCGGGCAGGAACAAAACCACAGCCGAGGCGGGCGGCCAGCGGCGCGCCGAAGATGAAGCCTCGGGCATCGATGCCCACCACCTTGTCCACACGCTGGCCCTCCACCGCCTCCGCCATGGCGTCCAAGGCCAGATTCAGCAGTTTCCCATCTGCCAGCACAGGGGTGATGTCCTTAAAAAGGACGCCCGGCTGGGGAAAATCAGGGACATCACGGATGGCATCTCGCAGACGTTGAAGGGAAGAAGGTGACATGGGGCGCTATGGTGCATGAGCGAAGCGAGCCCGCAAGCACGTAAGCATTTGTGTGGAGTGGGCCTGCCCAATCCTCCCGGTAGAAAAAGCCGGGCGGACTGGCGGCCCGCCCCACCCTGTGCCAGATTGTCCGTCCCCCATGGAACCCGCCCGCCTCTATCTGCTCCTCTCCACGTTTTCCTTCGTGGCGGGGCTCGTGCATGCGATTGCGGCCATCCGGGCCGGAAAGTGGCAGGAGAACCGGTGGCATGTGATTCCCATGGCACTGGGGTTCCTCTTCCAGACCCTCTTCCTCTATGAGCGGGTGAAGGTGCATGGCCACTGTCCGCGGACGAACCTGCTGGAAATCTACGTCTTCATCGGCTGGTCCTTGGTACTGCTCTACTTCGCCGTGGGCACGGCCTACCGCCTGTCCCTGCTGGGCGTCTTCACCGCCCCGTTGCTGGCGGGACTGCAGACCCTGGTCCTCTTCTCCCCCATGCCGCCGCCCTCGGCCAAGGTGCTGGCGTCCAAGGTGAACCCCTGGCTGGAGATGCACGCCTCCCTGGCGCTGATGTCCTACGCGGCCTTTGCCCTCGCCTGTGTGACCGGGGTGATGTTCCTCATGCAGGACTTCCTGTTGAAGAGGCACCGCATTCACGCCCTCTTCCACCAACTGCCGCCCATCCAGAAACTGTCCCGGGCAGTGGTGCGCATGGTGGCGCTCGGCGTGGCACTGCTGAGTGTGGCCATGGTGTTCACGTTCAAGATTGTCGACCCCATCCCCGCCTCGAAGCTCTACGTGGGCTGGGGTATTCTGGCCTTTTACGCGGTGATCCTCCTGCTCATGTGGTTTCACACGCTTGGCTCGCGCCACACAGCCTGGCTGGCAGTCCTCGGATTTGCCGCGCCCGTGCTGTCCCTCTGGGTCGTAACCTCCCGCTCCTAGACCCGCCAGCCCCTCCTTCAGTCTCAGTCTCGCCCGCTCCGCCCACCCGACTCCATGCTTCTCTGCTTAGGCTTGAATCATCGCACAACTCCCATTGAGTTGCGCGAACGGCTGGCTTTTGCCGAGAGCAAGCAACCGGAGGCCGCCCTGCAAATTCAGGGACTCAAGGGCTTTGAGGAAAGCGTGGTGCTCTCCACCTGCAATCGCGTGGAGCTTTTTGCCTCGTGTGATGATGCCTATGGCGATGGCGCCCTCGAT is a genomic window of Roseimicrobium gellanilyticum containing:
- the ccsA gene encoding cytochrome c biogenesis protein CcsA encodes the protein MEPARLYLLLSTFSFVAGLVHAIAAIRAGKWQENRWHVIPMALGFLFQTLFLYERVKVHGHCPRTNLLEIYVFIGWSLVLLYFAVGTAYRLSLLGVFTAPLLAGLQTLVLFSPMPPPSAKVLASKVNPWLEMHASLALMSYAAFALACVTGVMFLMQDFLLKRHRIHALFHQLPPIQKLSRAVVRMVALGVALLSVAMVFTFKIVDPIPASKLYVGWGILAFYAVILLLMWFHTLGSRHTAWLAVLGFAAPVLSLWVVTSRS
- a CDS encoding adenine phosphoribosyltransferase: MSPSSLQRLRDAIRDVPDFPQPGVLFKDITPVLADGKLLNLALDAMAEAVEGQRVDKVVGIDARGFIFGAPLAARLGCGFVPARKKGKLPWRTRGVDYALEYGSACLEMHEDAVQPNENVLLADDLLATGGTAGAALTLLQQTGANVLGSVFFIELAFLHGRGKLEPFGPVQAVVTF
- the glnD gene encoding [protein-PII] uridylyltransferase; translation: MAQLVKKLSTRAREALANTTGKPRSPAEILRTFKRFRKIEEARIRMMHKAGGGGVEICEMRSDFIDVLLKHLWNELLLREDAAEARSLKISLVATGGYGRRHMNPQSDVDLLFLLSGNGTKVPTALGPFITAFITTMFDLRLAVGDKSTRTVGDTLSLANEKNDVKTALIEARLVAGNEEPYQELKRRYDKECMDGKETQFLLLRQQDLLARHAKYEGTPSVQEPNVKNGCGGLRDYHNALWMSYAKHRTTNLRDLVKLGIFPANAVREMERAYDFILRVRNELHYIEGRESDILTLRLQGVVATNLEYPQKKILQRIEYFMREYYTHSGCLLHRGNELMDRFHLQALAEEKPSLVARLLRRTEKPVERFDGFISRDERIHPQEDDIFKEDPPRLMRLFVHTQQRHLRLSPELFQLVQKNWALINRVFRYNKAARESFEAILSQKGDVARVLRQMHRVGFLGRYLPEFGALTNLVQHEFFHRYPADEHTLRTIDKLDELAGTPKRGMEFFQQLFHEVQDPFILYLALILHDSGRAENTETHSDASALLADRVCRRLSIKGARRRLLMFLIDHHLTLYRTATTKNLDDPKVISEFAAIVRNKQQLDTLLVMTHADSRGTSDKSWNSWKESLLLHLYHSTIRYLNDPSDYVRSVSAPLKELQGEVHRKLDSSYDLEIAAHFEKMPRSYFNFRSADTIVQHIQVYRQFFEKLVKGKPGDSLLPELFWIDHPEQGCSELIVVSWDRHLLLARVAGALAAQGITILAADLYQRQDDTVLDIFRVCRTDFTPVSNDRTKARIKSSIEEAFETHTFDFSKAIAEVRKPFKGLEEMAAEVPQRVHFNHLISPDYTVIELQALDRIGLLYDVFRHIGQAGLNICHARINTEKGVALDSIYVQDKAGKKVADKVLLEALREKLEQAVFANGN
- a CDS encoding PVC-type heme-binding CxxCH protein; its protein translation is MFRTVLPSLTLLGLATFLSAQEAAPAGNDEVKKIMQEFQGRGTLRDDTPPKAPKDALETFKMRDGFAIDLMASEPAVEQPLYMSWDSRGRLWVTLYRQYQFPAGLKILKYDQHLRAVFDKVPEPPPKGEKGADKIVVLEDTDGDGSLDSHKTVIEGLNIATAAIKGAGGIWVMNPPYLLFYPDANEDDVPDADPEVALKGFGLEDTHAVANSIQFGPDGWLYGANGSTTKGNVSSKVSKNVKFEGQHIWRYHPKTTVFEVYAEGGGNTFSTEIDAQGRVFSGTNGSQRGMHYDQGMSGSKNFGKHGPALNPYAFGFFDHMVTKSDGKRFSQTFCIYDGDLMADTLGGRIIAGNSLQNMCYASRRIADTSTFRVEDDAPLLISTDRWFRPVDAKVGPDGCVWLADWYDTRLSHVRPVDDWSKKDGRIYRVRPADKKPALKPFDLHKAPTAELITLLGHPAKWWRRQAALELAWRDQKSALPELEKLARAEKNLHAIDALQALHMLGGFTDELATDLLKHPDPYVRRWVVKCVGDTGTASTQVVASIKELAAREDQPEVRTQILCSAKRLPAESSLPIVKVMMSRDADLADQRIPLILWWAIEDKAEGDREALLTFFSDPAAWEMKLARAYGIQMLAKRWAMAGGKENYDACAKLLALAKRPDDQALVIEGIAAAFEGGKIPELPEALATPLAAFIKSRLDSDLGLAVKTGNAEAAKKAAAIVADIKAPSAKRAALVTALAESGSKEAVPAFLKVLSGPGDIGLKKAVLPVAARFEEKRLAEAVIKGYEGRYAGDATLRDAAHRMLASRKEWVGYFLNEVDQWHIKSEQVSPDIVRQMLSYGDKELAARIEKHWPQKNSTLSDAQKQAEMERIKTALRGGGTGNLEKGKLLFTQRCAICHTLFNEGGKVGPDLTGYERTNPEFWLTSTIAPSMEIREGFGAYVAKIKGGQVLMGILDKQDAGGISLRDIAGQRHTARAEDVESLEASPISLMPEGLLAGLSDADLRDLFAWLMKP
- a CDS encoding thiol-disulfide oxidoreductase DCC family protein; this encodes MNSSPPIILFDGVCNLCAWAVRFIIERDPRGVFRFASLQSPVGQELMQKHGLNPSQLDSFVLVENDCAYSESTAALRVARHLGGAWPLFYGAIVLPRFVRDPIYKLIARNRYRWFGKKDTCMIPTPELRARFLDQG